From a single Spirochaetaceae bacterium genomic region:
- a CDS encoding carbohydrate ABC transporter permease encodes MSSTTLVRYYERQSFKRRITLAFVYAALAAGGVVILAPFVWMLSTAVKVPGTEFIYPPQLFTRPLRWNNFSDGWTALPFTRWFFNTSVITLLSVAGAVISSSLVAYGFARLEFPGRTILFVILLSTMMLPFHVRLIPMFITFRFLGWIDTYLPLVVPFFFGGVPFFIFLVRQFFLTIPLEMEDAAAIDGAGVFASFLLIILPLSRPVLGVVGVFAFIRVWNDFLEPLIYIHSMDKMTLSLGLRFFQDQDFTDWTSLMAVSIIVLVPSVALFFVAQKYYIHGVVTTGIKG; translated from the coding sequence ATGTCGAGCACCACCCTGGTTCGTTACTACGAACGGCAGTCGTTCAAGCGCCGCATCACGCTGGCGTTCGTGTATGCGGCCCTGGCCGCCGGCGGGGTGGTGATCCTGGCGCCGTTCGTCTGGATGCTGTCCACCGCCGTCAAGGTGCCGGGCACCGAGTTCATCTATCCGCCGCAACTGTTCACCCGGCCGTTGCGCTGGAACAACTTCAGCGACGGCTGGACCGCGCTGCCGTTCACGCGCTGGTTCTTCAACACCTCGGTCATCACCCTGCTGTCGGTGGCGGGCGCGGTCATCTCCTCGTCGCTGGTGGCGTACGGGTTCGCCCGGCTGGAGTTCCCGGGCCGCACCATCCTGTTCGTAATCCTGCTGAGCACCATGATGCTGCCGTTCCACGTGCGCCTCATCCCGATGTTCATTACCTTCCGGTTTCTCGGCTGGATCGACACCTACCTGCCGCTGGTCGTGCCGTTCTTCTTCGGGGGGGTGCCGTTCTTCATATTCCTGGTGCGCCAGTTCTTCCTCACCATCCCGCTGGAGATGGAGGACGCGGCCGCCATCGACGGCGCCGGCGTGTTCGCCAGCTTCCTGCTGATCATCCTGCCGCTGTCGCGCCCGGTGCTCGGGGTGGTGGGGGTGTTCGCGTTCATCCGCGTGTGGAACGACTTCCTGGAGCCGCTGATCTACATCCACTCGATGGACAAGATGACGCTGTCGCTCGGCCTGCGCTTCTTCCAGGACCAGGACTTCACCGACTGGACGAGCCTGATGGCGGTGTCGATCATCGTGCTGGTGCCGAGCGTGGCGCTGTTCTTCGTGGCGCAGAAGTACTACATCCACGGCGTGGTGACCACCGGGATCAAGGGTTAA
- a CDS encoding PIN domain-containing protein — protein sequence MRAVTHVLDTSAILAHYFDEPGAEMVERLWYDSVNRIAVCVLSLPELKGRLTVEVDDPQEVERAFRQYVGELTTTLIVDRRTADSAMLLRESADTRLPLVDAGIAGCAHVHSAVLVHRDPHLASISRELVAQVVLPEKDTSTESSQ from the coding sequence GTGAGGGCGGTCACTCACGTTCTCGACACCTCGGCGATACTTGCACACTACTTCGATGAGCCGGGAGCCGAGATGGTAGAGCGGCTGTGGTACGACTCCGTCAACCGCATCGCGGTGTGCGTGTTGTCCTTGCCCGAGTTGAAGGGCCGGCTGACGGTAGAGGTGGACGACCCGCAAGAGGTGGAGCGGGCTTTCCGCCAATACGTCGGCGAACTCACCACGACCCTGATCGTCGATCGCCGGACCGCCGACAGCGCGATGCTGTTGCGCGAATCGGCGGACACCCGGCTGCCCCTGGTCGACGCGGGGATCGCCGGGTGCGCCCACGTCCACTCCGCCGTCCTGGTCCACCGAGACCCACACTTGGCGTCAATATCCCGCGAACTCGTAGCGCAAGTGGTACTCCCGGAGAAGGACACATCGACAGAATCATCTCAATGA
- a CDS encoding ATP-binding protein has translation MTAYRPRSLTAPRSSFFLFGPRGTGKTTWVRHEYPDAYRIDLLDEALYQSYLADIGRFAGELQAVAPGTWVFVDEIQRLPGLLNEVHRHIEGSGLRFILTGSSARKLKRAGVNLLGGRAVHTRMYPFLPHELGTDFDLDTVLRHGSLPVIWNADDAAAALRSYVQLYLKEEIKGEALVRNLAGFARFLPVAALFHGQTLNIASAARDAEVSRTTLAGYVEILEDTLVAFRLPAYDAKLRVRERKHPKLYWIDPGLARAAAGRVRDLDPRERGPLFEGWIATVLASFRDYRGGFDEMYYWAPAGTRDTEVDFLLLRGGDSVAIEAKVSGRVHDRHLAGLRAVAPLPGLRRRILTYTGSRRMRSPDGIDIWPLPDLLEALHSDQLW, from the coding sequence GTGACCGCCTACCGGCCGCGCTCACTGACGGCGCCTCGCTCGTCCTTCTTTCTGTTCGGCCCGCGCGGGACCGGCAAGACGACCTGGGTGCGCCACGAGTATCCGGATGCGTATCGCATCGACCTGCTCGACGAGGCCCTGTATCAGAGCTATCTGGCCGACATCGGACGATTCGCCGGCGAACTGCAGGCAGTCGCTCCGGGCACCTGGGTATTCGTGGACGAGATACAGCGGCTGCCCGGTCTGCTCAACGAGGTGCATCGCCACATCGAAGGCAGCGGTCTCCGCTTCATCCTGACCGGGTCATCGGCGCGCAAGCTGAAGCGGGCCGGCGTCAACCTCCTGGGTGGGCGCGCGGTGCACACGCGCATGTATCCGTTCCTGCCGCACGAACTGGGCACCGACTTCGATCTCGACACGGTGCTCCGGCACGGCAGCCTGCCGGTCATCTGGAACGCCGACGATGCGGCCGCGGCATTGCGGTCCTACGTGCAGCTCTACCTGAAGGAAGAGATCAAGGGCGAGGCGCTGGTGCGCAACCTGGCCGGCTTCGCGCGCTTCCTGCCGGTCGCCGCCCTGTTCCACGGCCAGACCTTGAACATCGCCTCTGCCGCGCGCGATGCCGAGGTCAGCCGGACCACGCTGGCCGGCTACGTGGAGATCCTGGAGGACACGCTCGTGGCGTTTCGCCTGCCTGCGTACGATGCGAAGCTGCGCGTCCGGGAACGAAAGCACCCCAAGCTGTACTGGATCGACCCAGGGCTGGCCCGGGCGGCGGCCGGGCGGGTCCGAGACCTCGACCCGCGCGAACGCGGCCCCCTGTTCGAGGGCTGGATCGCCACCGTGCTCGCCAGCTTTCGCGACTACCGCGGCGGGTTCGACGAAATGTACTACTGGGCACCGGCGGGAACTCGCGACACGGAGGTCGACTTCCTGTTGTTGCGCGGCGGCGACTCAGTCGCCATCGAGGCCAAGGTATCCGGGCGCGTCCACGACCGCCACCTCGCCGGCCTCCGCGCCGTCGCCCCCCTGCCCGGTCTCCGACGCCGAATCCTCACCTACACCGGTTCACGGCGAATGCGGAGCCCGGACGGCATCGACATCTGGCCCCTGCCCGACCTGCTCGAAGCCCTGCACTCCGACCAACTCTGGTAA
- a CDS encoding sugar ABC transporter permease produces the protein MAGGGGLCYSRRRGAALYTYHQKRMIAGYVFISPWVIGFLVFVVGSLLASLFLSFTNWNALSTPQFIGLKNYAKLFFDDPLFWKSVKVTALYSLSIPLNLVFGLLIAVLLNQKIKGLGLFRTIYYLPSVIVGVAVSLLWVWIFNPRFGIFNLFLAQVFGIQGPAWLADESWVIPALIIMSLWGVGGPMLIYLAALQNVPTSYYEAAIVDGANAWQRFLKITVPMISPVILFNLIMGIIQSFQVFTPAYVMTDGGPNHGSLMYVLYLYRHAFQWYRMGYAAAQAWLLFVLILAMTLVVLRSSAAWVYYESRK, from the coding sequence GTGGCTGGAGGCGGGGGGCTGTGCTATTCTCGGCGCCGGGGGGCGGCACTGTATACCTATCACCAGAAGCGCATGATCGCCGGTTACGTGTTCATCTCGCCGTGGGTGATCGGGTTCCTGGTGTTCGTGGTGGGTTCGCTGCTGGCGTCGCTGTTCCTGAGCTTCACCAACTGGAACGCGCTCTCCACGCCGCAGTTCATCGGCCTCAAGAACTACGCCAAGCTGTTCTTCGACGATCCCCTGTTCTGGAAGTCGGTCAAGGTCACCGCGTTGTACTCGCTGAGCATCCCGCTCAACCTGGTGTTCGGGCTGCTGATCGCCGTGCTGCTCAACCAGAAGATCAAGGGGCTCGGCCTGTTCCGCACCATCTACTACCTGCCGAGCGTGATCGTGGGGGTGGCGGTGTCGCTGCTGTGGGTGTGGATCTTCAACCCGCGCTTCGGCATCTTCAACCTGTTCCTGGCGCAGGTGTTCGGTATCCAGGGGCCGGCCTGGCTGGCGGACGAGAGCTGGGTGATCCCGGCGTTGATCATCATGAGCCTGTGGGGCGTCGGCGGACCGATGCTGATCTACCTGGCGGCGCTGCAGAACGTGCCCACCTCCTACTACGAGGCGGCGATCGTGGACGGCGCCAACGCCTGGCAGCGGTTCCTGAAGATCACCGTGCCGATGATCTCGCCGGTGATCCTGTTCAACCTGATCATGGGCATCATCCAGTCGTTCCAGGTGTTCACGCCCGCCTACGTGATGACCGACGGCGGTCCCAACCACGGCAGCCTGATGTACGTGTTGTACCTGTACCGGCACGCGTTCCAGTGGTACCGCATGGGCTACGCCGCCGCCCAGGCGTGGCTCCTGTTCGTGCTCATCCTCGCCATGACCCTGGTGGTGCTGCGCTCGTCGGCGGCCTGGGTGTACTACGAGTCGCGGAAGTAG
- a CDS encoding NUDIX domain-containing protein has product MSALREWSLPGGTVEVGETLTEACRREVWEETGLDTSARSLVFLAHRTDPQLFDAGFRLSRVGGTIRVPPPEFEDNPISDVAFFLVSQLGTMGFGGAFVHFLRALDDHPAHAMPFVGAKEAIGL; this is encoded by the coding sequence ATGTCGGCGTTGAGGGAGTGGTCACTTCCGGGGGGTACGGTCGAGGTCGGAGAGACGCTGACGGAGGCTTGCAGGCGGGAAGTGTGGGAGGAGACTGGCCTGGATACCAGCGCAAGGTCGTTGGTTTTTCTGGCGCATCGAACTGACCCACAGTTGTTCGACGCCGGGTTTCGGTTGAGCCGTGTCGGGGGGACGATCAGGGTCCCTCCTCCGGAGTTCGAAGACAACCCGATATCGGATGTTGCTTTCTTTCTCGTCAGCCAACTCGGAACGATGGGATTCGGTGGAGCTTTCGTCCACTTCCTGCGCGCTTTGGACGATCACCCGGCACATGCTATGCCATTTGTCGGCGCCAAGGAAGCCATAGGACTCTAG
- a CDS encoding ATP-binding protein, whose product MRAPQRLFTPGAGAAPPALTGREREQGVLTRCLADLAGGNAPPHDVALMGPRGNGKTVLLNWFTRACHDAARIDVVRLSPSLVRSREAVAEALLPVSVIRKILPRKLGVAGVGQAEWAAPDVPAQELMERLIARCRKKPVVALVDEAHTLTRDVGQLLLNLSQDVRANAPFLLVLAGTPGLPAHLATMNASFWSRLDEGRLGIGLLSDAAARAALTNPLAAHGVGIDADALDAVVEHSQRYPYFIQVWGSALWQQRLAIEATRLTAAHADAARSQVIARVTDYYQDRYRELEARSVLPAAVAVAALFGSAASTATDRDLDAALGATGDDAAGRLAAREELNRLGYLWSPPGQVPPVVWVAGIPSLMTYVVDRAPPLRPSEVDADADADAKRDRSDP is encoded by the coding sequence ATGAGAGCCCCGCAGCGGCTGTTCACTCCCGGTGCGGGCGCGGCTCCGCCGGCGCTCACCGGGCGCGAGCGGGAGCAGGGCGTTCTGACGCGGTGCCTGGCGGACTTGGCCGGCGGCAACGCCCCGCCACACGACGTGGCGCTGATGGGGCCGCGCGGCAATGGCAAGACCGTGCTGCTCAACTGGTTCACGCGCGCCTGTCATGACGCTGCCCGGATAGACGTCGTGCGGCTGTCGCCAAGCCTGGTACGCAGCCGGGAGGCCGTGGCGGAGGCCTTGTTGCCCGTTTCCGTGATCAGGAAGATCCTGCCCCGGAAGCTTGGCGTGGCGGGCGTCGGTCAAGCGGAGTGGGCGGCGCCGGACGTGCCCGCGCAGGAGCTCATGGAGCGGCTGATCGCCCGGTGCCGGAAGAAACCAGTGGTCGCGCTGGTCGACGAAGCCCACACACTCACGCGTGACGTCGGCCAACTGCTGCTCAATCTGAGTCAGGACGTGCGCGCGAACGCGCCATTTCTGCTGGTGCTGGCCGGCACTCCGGGCCTGCCCGCGCACCTCGCTACCATGAACGCCTCCTTCTGGAGCCGGCTGGATGAAGGGCGCCTCGGCATCGGTCTGCTGAGCGACGCCGCTGCTCGCGCCGCTCTGACCAACCCGCTGGCGGCCCACGGCGTGGGCATCGACGCCGACGCCCTCGACGCGGTCGTGGAGCACAGCCAGCGCTACCCGTACTTCATACAGGTCTGGGGAAGCGCCCTGTGGCAGCAGCGTCTGGCCATCGAAGCCACCCGGTTGACCGCCGCGCATGCGGACGCGGCGCGGTCTCAGGTGATCGCCCGGGTCACCGACTACTACCAGGACCGCTATCGGGAATTGGAAGCGCGCAGTGTGCTGCCGGCGGCAGTCGCGGTGGCGGCACTGTTCGGAAGCGCAGCCTCTACCGCAACCGACCGCGACCTCGATGCCGCGCTCGGCGCAACTGGCGACGACGCCGCGGGCCGGCTGGCGGCGCGCGAGGAATTGAATCGGCTCGGTTACCTCTGGAGCCCGCCGGGCCAGGTGCCGCCGGTCGTCTGGGTCGCCGGCATCCCGTCGCTGATGACCTACGTCGTCGACCGCGCCCCGCCATTGCGCCCGTCCGAAGTGGACGCCGACGCCGACGCCGACGCCAAGCGAGACCGATCCGATCCGTGA